ATTTAAATTCGGGACAACGCGTGAGGCGACAGGCTGTGTTCAATGTAGAGGTGTCGCCAGATCCTTAACTGATGTTACGTAAAAATAGGGAACAAGCGGATCCCTGAACTCAAGGGAGGAGATATGAGATACTTTATGGGTATTCTGATATTTGCGGTCCTGTCCTATCCCACCTCGATGCTTGGACAACCGACACTCTCTGTTAGGGAGGGCCTGAATCTGGCAACCCTGAGTGGAGAGATAATGGATAGGCGTCCAGTGAATGCACGCGCCACCCTCAAGCTGGGTATTTCCGGGACTTTTCCAGTACAGGGCAGATTTGGCTTTCAACTCAATGGTGACTATGTGCAAAAGGGTGCTCATGACTTCTTATACGATTTCATCATAGAAGTTGACTACATTGAGTTTTCTGGGCTAGTCAATATCACACTTATCTCCCCCTATCATGCACCTTCTTTATTTATACTCGCAGGGCCATCAGTAGCATTCAAAGTTAGGAGCGAGGGCGAAGGTCAGTTAGCGAGAAGACACTGGAGAGACCGCTTCGAGTTCAAGACCACAGACTTTGGGATCATTGTAGGACTTGGCACGCAAATGACATTTTCTGAAGCGATGATAATCAAGGCAGAATTGCTATACACCGAGGGCATTCGATCTATTAACAAAACCGCGCCCTATGATCCTAACTTCAATGCAGAAACCAGCATCAAAAACCGAGCAATCTCCGCCTGTGTCGGCCTCGGTTTTCCTTATGGGCGAAGAACGGGAGGTTAAAATGGACTCTGTCATGTCAACATATATTCGCAGGATCCTCGTGGTAGCACTGACTACTGGTGTGATGGGAAGCCCTATATGGGGGCAGGAAGTTGAGACGGCTGTGACCTCATTTGTGATAGGCGGCGTGACACTCCAGGAAGATGTGAAGAATCCCCCCGTGCCGAGTGGCATGCAGAGATTTGAAATCACTATGAATAAACCAGTCGTAACTTTTAACGAATTGAGGAAACCTGAAACTTTGCCCTATTTCGATGGCGACAGCATTGCTATAGCAACTATCACTAAGTACTTTGATATTGACCGAGATTTTATTTCCTATCCTCCTGATCTGATTATAGAAGTTCTAACTGCTCCTGACCTATCAGCCAGTGCGGATGGCTTTACATTAACAGGGACTATCAATTTGCCTGACAGTATGAGCTACCAGGTCCTTATTGGTGAGTCGGATCCAGACCCTATTGATGAACAGCAGCAATATTTCTTTGGGACTTCAGAACTGCCAGATGCTGTTATTTCCGGTGTAGGCACCTTACCTGATGGTTTTACATTGAATAGGGATTCACACCCAGGCGGGGCCGCAATTATTGATCCTGATCGATTTGTGAAAGCTTTCCCATACTATCAAGAATTCGATGATCTGATTCTATTATCTATGGTTCGCATTGCCGATTTCAATGAACAACAGATGTTTGAGATAAAACATGTCCCTGACGGCGCTTATGCTATGATAATGGGAGCGGATCTGCTCGATTCAGTGGGAAATAGGTTTCGGTCACTTACTCCCAGAGGAATCAATCTTACGACAGGTGAGGTCGATTCTACCGAATTTGTTCATGTCATTGGTGGCAAAAGTGTAACAGATTTACAAATGATGTTACAGATAGTACCGCGGGATCCAGAGCCAGTAATTTCTGAAATTCTGGAGGTCAAGGTTCAAAGCTTCAATGCTGAAACAAAATCGTTTGTCATTCAACCTGGCAACCAACAGATACAGATAGATGCTTCAGAGGCCCTGACAGTTTCCCCAGGCCAAATAAGTGCTGAGGAGATCCTCAAGATCTTTTTGTTTCATAATCCTGATGATTTCGCACGAATCATTTTTCCTATTACCGACCTGATGGCAGGAGATACCGTTTCTCTCCTGGGAACATACACTTCTGAAACGATGTTCCAGGCCTTTATAATAATCCGCCATGAATCGCCTCTGGCACGGAATGGTGATATAGATGGTGATGGTGATGTCGATTTCTCTGATTTTATACTTTTTACTTCTGCCTTTGGCACAATTGAAGGGGGAATAGGATACAATCCCGCGGCAGATTTAGACGGGGATGGTGCGGTCGTATTCTCAGACTTTCTGATATTTGCCAGTGCCTTTGGCAAACCCGTGGGTTAGGAGTATGGGATGACACAATAAACAGCCCGGGGGTCAGCCCCTGGGCTGTTTTCTATTTCTCTTAAATGAAAAGAGCGGGCCAGAAAGGACTCGCTCTTTTTTGCTTAAAATGCTTCGGTGTGCTGCGCGAGGCATAATTTAATCCGGCTCGTTGACACCCTTTTGGATTTGGGATATATGGATACCCTTTTGCAACTACTGAGTCTTTATTGGCAATATAAGTTGCATCCTGAACGTGGTGCTTTTGTCTTCGACGCTAAGATCAGTGCGGATTTTGGGATTGCCTTTATTTCTGATTGATATATTGCAAGGGGCTGTAAATATCACCTGTCGGTGGGCTTGTTGGTTGATTTCAACGAGACCGGGAAAAATATTAATCACTGCGCGTTGATTAATCTCGCGAACAATGTCAAAGGAACCGTACTCGCTTATGACGTCCTCAGCCAGGCCACCCACTCGCCTACAGGTCTCGACAGCGGCTTTCACAGAGGAATATTGCTGATTAACAATAAATTTGACAAACTTTTGATCATTTTCAAACCTTGCAAGAGCGTCCAAACCCCACAACTTCCCTTTATAGCTCCCCTTATCTGGTCCCACTTCTACTTTTTTCCATGATTCTTCTGCTCGGATGGATGACGTATGCAAAGTCATCCAAAAGAAACATAGTGTTGCTAAAACCACACTGGCCCTCATAGCATCCTCCCACCTAATACTCCCTGCACCGATTCGTAATCGGCAATCGCCTATCGCGTCCGAATGCGCGGGGTGTAATCTTGATACCTGGAGGTGCCTGGCGGCGTTTGTACTCGTTGATATCAACCGTGCGGATAACCCGCGTGACGAGATCTTCGTCATAGCCCAACGCAATAATATCTTGCAGACTCGTATCGTCCTCCACATACGCTTTGAGAATGGGATCCAGCACCGGATAAGGAGGCAAACTATCCGTATCTTTCTGATTATCGCGCAACTCGGCCGTGGGCGGTCGCTCGATAATCGAAACGGGAATAACGGGATGATCCGACAGACCATTGCGATAATGCGCCAGATCATAAACAAGCGTCTTGTAAATATCCTTAATAACCGCAAACCCACCCGCCATATCGCCGTAAAGCGTGGCATAACCCATACTCAACTCGCTCTTATTCCCCGGCGCCAGCACGAGCGCGCGGAACTTATTGGCAAGCGCCATCAGCAAAGTACCCCGAATACGCGGCTGGATATTCTCCTCCGCAGTATCAGAAGGCAAATCGCCAAACTCATCCGCAAGCAAACCGAGATACTGGTCGAACAACTTTTGAATCGGCAACGTCAGAATGCGAATATCGAGATTCCCCGCCATCTGCAGGGCATCGTTAAACGTACCCTCTGACGAGTATTGGGTCGGCATCGTCACACACACCACATTCTCTTGCCCCAGCGCATCATAGGCAACAGCCGTGACCAGTGCCGAGTCAATCCCCCCGGACAACCCGATAAAAACCTTCTCAAACCCATTCTTCACAACATAATCCCGCGTGCCCAGAACAAGCGCATCGTAAATATTCTTGAGACGCTCATCTGGACGCGGAAAATCGGGTCTCTCAGACGGAGAAAGACAGACAGCTTTAGGGTTCAAATCCGGCAGATCAATAGCCACAGGAGCAGAAACATCGCGTTTCTCCTTGCGCCGACGCGAATCGTGCAGGCGGTTGCGAAAAACAGCTTCAACATCAACATCCGCCACCAACAGATCTTCCTCAAACCGGGGTGCCCGCGCAACAACGCGCCCCTCTTGATCGACAATCAAACTGCCCCCATCAAAAATCAATTCATCCTGCCCGCCAACGAGATTGCAAAAAGCCAGAACAGCACTATTATCCGTCGCGCGCGTAGCAATCATCTGCTCGCGCAACAACTCTTTGCCATCGTGAAAAGGAGAGGAAGAAATATTGATCAGCACCTCGGCATCGCCAGCAAGTGCTTGCTCCCGGGCGGGACCGCCGGGATACCAGATATCTTCGCAGATCGTAACCCCAAACGCAACGCCATTGAGGCGGTACACCCCTGCGGTCTTCCCGGATTGGAAATAGCGGTCTTCGTCAAAGACGCCGTAATTGGGCAAATAGGTCTTGTGATAAACATCGATCAAGCGCCCGT
The DNA window shown above is from Gemmatimonadota bacterium and carries:
- a CDS encoding NAD+ synthase; translation: MIRLALSQINVTVGDLAGNREKILDHVHRARDLGAHVVVFPELAIPGYPPEDLLFKPRFIQSNLDVLNELVRATQGIAAIFGFVDRHDDIYNAAAIACDGRLIDVYHKTYLPNYGVFDEDRYFQSGKTAGVYRLNGVAFGVTICEDIWYPGGPAREQALAGDAEVLINISSSPFHDGKELLREQMIATRATDNSAVLAFCNLVGGQDELIFDGGSLIVDQEGRVVARAPRFEEDLLVADVDVEAVFRNRLHDSRRRKEKRDVSAPVAIDLPDLNPKAVCLSPSERPDFPRPDERLKNIYDALVLGTRDYVVKNGFEKVFIGLSGGIDSALVTAVAYDALGQENVVCVTMPTQYSSEGTFNDALQMAGNLDIRILTLPIQKLFDQYLGLLADEFGDLPSDTAEENIQPRIRGTLLMALANKFRALVLAPGNKSELSMGYATLYGDMAGGFAVIKDIYKTLVYDLAHYRNGLSDHPVIPVSIIERPPTAELRDNQKDTDSLPPYPVLDPILKAYVEDDTSLQDIIALGYDEDLVTRVIRTVDINEYKRRQAPPGIKITPRAFGRDRRLPITNRCREY